Sequence from the Armatimonadota bacterium genome:
GTAACGCCCGGATCATACTCGTGCCGCGGAACGTGTACCGGAATCGGGGGATCCACCTGGCGATCCAGGCCTTCGCGCAGGTTGCCGACGAGCTGTCGGACGTGCGGCTTGCGATTGTGGGCGCAGTCGGCCAGCCCGATTACGCGCAGGACTGCCGGGAGATGGTCTCCGAGCTGGGGCTCGATGCACGTGTGGTGTTCTTCGGCCCGGTGCCCTGGGCCCAGATGCCCAACGCGTACTCGGCGGGAGAGTTGACGCTGATCCCCACGCTCTGCGGAGAGGGCACTTCGCTGGCGGCCCTTGAGTCCATGGCCTGCGGCGTGGCGACCATCACAACCAATGTGGCAGGTCTGGCGGATCTGCCGGCGGTGAAGTGCGAACCCGATGCGGACGCGCTGGCGGAGGCGATCCGGGAAGTCTGGCCGCGAAGGGCGAATATCGCCGCAACGCAGCAGAGAGTGGTGCGGGAGGTCTACAATCTCGGGAACTGGCGCGCGGCCTGGGCGGAGATCGTGCGGCGGCTGGAGAGTGGGGAATAGGTGTTGAGGCGATATGCGGGGCCTCTATTCTGCGTTTTTCAGAATGTTTGGCCGGGGGGGTTGACAAGAATAGCAGCGATATATATATTCAATAATGTTTCTCATTATCAATTTGGTGGTTGGCATGCAGCAGCACTCAGAGTTGGAGGAAGCGGTTCGGGGGACTCGTCGCAGCCTGACAAGGCAAAGGCGGGCGATCCTCAGCGCACTGCGATCAACCACCGCACACCCCACGGCGATGGAGATATTCGACATGGTCCGCGGGGAGCTGCCACATATCACACTCGCCACGGTCTACAGGAACCTTTCGGTGCTCCAGGAGCTTGGTCTGGTACTGGAAGTGGGCACGCAGGGGTCCGCAACGAGGTATGATGCGAGGACAGAGAGCCATCTGCACATCGTCTGCGTTGACTGCGGGCGGGTGGATGACGTAGCGGTGGCAGATCTGGCGGATATCGATGAACCGGTGGCACGCAATACAGGGTACAAAGTGCTGGGCCATTCCACCACTTACCAGGGCATCTGCCCAACGTGTCAGAGAGAGCACGCAAACCAAAAGGAGCCATGAGTCATGTCCCTGAAAGGCACGCAAACCGAGAAGAACATTCTGACCGCCTTCGCCGGAGAGTCCCAGGCCCGCAACCGCTACACGTACTTTGCGAGCAAAGCTAAGGCTGACGGCTACGAACAGATCGCCGCGATCTTCGCCGAGACCGCCGACCAGGAGAAGGAGCACGCAAAGCGTCTTTTCAAGTTCTTGGAGGGCGGAGAAGTCGAGATATCCGCCGCGTTTCCTGCTGGGGTGATCGGTGAGACGGCTGACAATCTCCAGGCATCGGCTGCCGGGGAGAACTACGAGTGGACAGAAATGTACCCGTCTTTCGCGGAGGTGGCCGAACAGGAGGGGTTCAAGGACATCGCCCGCGTGTTCCGCGCCATCGCCGTTGCCGAGAAGCAGCACGAGAAGCGGTACAATGGGCTGCTCGCCAACGTCAATGCAGGAACGGTATTCGCCAAGAGCGAATCAGTTGTCTGGCGCTGCCGAAACTGCGGCTACCTGCACGAAGGCCCGAAGGCTCCCGCAGTGTGCGTAGCCTGTGACCACCCGCAGGCGCATTTCGAGCTTCTCGCCGAGAACTGGTAGTAACGCGACGCTCTGGCGCGCGAAGAACTGAGGAGGGACAGGCAATGAGTGAACATTGCCAGGAAGTCACGCGCATGCCGCTGATTGGTGAGAAAGCCCCGTCGTTCAAAGCCAAGACCACCAAGGGGATGATCAACTTCCCCGAGGACTACGCCGGCAAGTGGGTGATTCTCTTCTCCCACCCCGCAGACTTCACCCCGGTCTGCACAACCGAATTCATGACCTTCGCAGCAATGCAGCAGGATTTCCGCGATCTCAACTGCGAACTGGTGGGACTTTCGATAGACAGTGTCTTCGCCCACATTGCGTGGCTACGGACCATCGAGGAGAAGATCGAGTACAAGGGCATGAAGGGTCTCAAGGTCGACTTCCCGGTGATCGAGGATCTGAAGATGGAAGTCGCCCGGCTGTACGGCATGCTGCAGCCCAGCGCCAGCGACACCCAGGCCGTGCGCGCGGTCTTCTTCGTGGACCCCGAGGGCACCATGCGGGCGATCTTGTACTATCCGCTGAGCAATGGACGGAACATGGAAGAGATCAAGCGTCTTCTCATGGCGATGCAGCACTCGGACGCCTACAAGATCGCCACTCCCGCCAACTGGGTGCCTGGCGACGATGTCATCGTACCGCCGCCGCCCACCGCTCCGATGGCCGATGAGCGCGTTGCCGGTGCGGGAGACGAGTACACTTGCCTTGACTGGTTCCTTTGCACAAAGAAGTGCCCGCACGGTTAGCCGTTTGTCGACAACTGCGAAACTGGGCTGAGCTGCCCACTGGAGGAAGGCCATGAGCAAGAAACTGGACATCTACAAGTGTGAGGACTGTGGCAGCGTTTTCGAAGCTGTGTTGGGTTCGGACTGCGATTGCGGCATCAAGTGCGGAGACGCTGAACTAAGCCTGCTTGAAGCGAAGACTGCGGATCCGGCCGGCGAGAAGCACGTGCCGGTCGTGGAAAAGACTGCAAAGGGCTTCAAGGTGACCGTGGGGAGTGTGCCGCACCCGATGACCGAGGAACACTACATCCAGTTCATCGAGGTCTGCGCCGGCAATCAGTTGCTGCGCGCGTACCTCGAACCGGGCCAGGCCCCGGAAGCCGAGTTCTGCACGGACGCCGAGAGCGTCACTGCCCGCGAGTTGTGCAATATTCACGGTCTTTGGGAGGCTTGAGCGGAATGATCAGCGAGAAGATGAACGCAGCGATCAACGAGCAGATCAATAAAGAGCTGTACTCTGAGTACCTCTACCAGTCGATGGCGGCGTGGTTTGAGGCGGAGGGCCTCCCGGGTTTCGCCAACTGGATGCGGGTTCAGGCGCAGGAAGAGCACTTCCACGCCATGAAGTTCTTCGACTACGTTATCGAGACCGGCGGCCGAGTCATTCTCGAAGCCATTGCTAAGCCGCCCAGTGAATTCGGTTCGCCCAAGGGCGCATTCGAGGCGACCCTCGAGCACGAGAATTTCATCACGGCCAGCATCAACAGTCTCGTCGACCTTGCCATTGAACTGAAAGACCATGCCACAAACAACTTCCTGCAGTGGTATGTGGCTGAGCAGGTCGAGGAAGAATCCAATGACAAGGCGATTCTCGACCAGCTCAAGTGGATCGGCGATAACGGCAACGCCCTGCTCATGCTCGACAAGGAGCTGGGGACACGTGTCTTCACCCCGCCTGTGTCGGGTGAGCCGGCAGCCGGCTGATCTGTGGTGGAACGCATGACGCTGACGATTCGGCCGCTCCCCACGCGATAGTCAAGACTCAGGGGGAGCGGCCTCGTTCCATTTCCACCCGTTCGGAGGGGTTGACAATGGGATGCCTAAAGGGTAAGAAGACTGCGCCCGAGAAGCCAGGCAATTACAAGTGCTCCAAGTGTGGCGCCACGGCAAAGAGCAAAGGCGACCTGTGTAAGCCCGAGAAGATCAAAGACGCGAAAAAGAAGAAGAAGGACAAGTAATTCTCGGCAGAGCAGTGATGCGTGGCGCAGAGGAAGGCACCCGATGAACACCACGCTATGCAACAATGTTGAGTGGGTTGGGTACGTAGACTGGAACATCCGCGACTTCCACGGCTACAGCACCAACCGCGGGTCTACCTACAATTCCTACCTCATCAAGGACCGGAAGACGGCGCTCATCGACACCGTGAAGGCGCCGTATGCAAACCGGCTGCTGGCCAACATACAGCACCATACCGATCTGGACAGGGTGGACTACCTTGTCTGCAACCACGCCGAGCCCGACCATGCAAGCGGGCTGTCGGCGGTTGTGAAGGCCTGCCCGAGGGCGAAGGTGGTCTGCACCGAGAAATGCCGGAAAGCATTGTCGGGCTACCACGACATTAGCGCGTGGGACTTCGAAATCGTCAAGAGCGGCGACACGCTTTCGCTGGGCGAACGGAGCCTGACTTTCCTCGAGACGCCAATGGTGCACTGGCCGGAATCGATGATGACATACCTGCCCGAGGAGAAGCTTCTCTTCTCCCAGGACGCCTTCGGGCAGCACTACGCCTCGGCGGGTCGCTTCGACGATGAAGAACCGTGCGATGTTGTGATGTACGAGGCCAAGGTGTACTACGCCAATATCATCATGTGGGCCGGGAAGCCCATCGCCAAGGCGCTGGAAGCCGCGAGCGCTCTGGAAATAGGGATGATAGCGCCGGCGCACGGAATCATCTGGCGCAAGTGTCCGGAGCGCATCATCGAGGCCTACCAGGGCTGGATCGTCTGCAAGGCCCAGCCCAAGGTGCTGGTGGTCTACGACACGATGTGGCACAGCACGGAGAGGATGGCCGAAGCCATCCTCGACGGCGCAAGCAAGCCTGGCGTTCATGCGCGCCTGTACTCAGTGCGCAAGAATCACATCACGCTTCTTGCCACCGAGGTCCTGGACGCGGCGGCAATCGCCTTCGGATCGCCCACTCTCAATGGGACGCTCATGCCAGAGATGGCGGCGGGGCTGACCTACCTGAAGGGGCTTCGTCCCGCGTGCAAGTCAGGGTTCGCGTTCGGATCCTATGGATGGGCGCCGGGCGGCGCGAAAGCAGTGAACGAGTACCTGCAAGAGATGAAGTTCGAGTTGCTGCGCGAGCCCCTCGAGGCACAGTGGGTGCCGACCCCGGAGATACTCGAGGAGTGCCGGAAGGCCGGGGAGATGCTGGCGGAGAAGGCCCTTGAAGTCGCATGCTCTGCACAGGCCGGGCCGAGCTGAACACATTATTGCCGCGAGGCACAAAGTGAGGGAACGACAGATGCAGAAGTGGGTCTGCGATGTTTGCGGGTATATCTACGACCCGGCTGAGGGTGATCCGGACAACGGTGTTGAGCCCGGTACCGCATGGGAGGATGTTCCGGAGGACTGGGTATGCCCCGAGTGCTTCGTGAGCAAGGATGACTTCTCGCCGTACGAAGAGTAGTCCAGACGCGTCGGTATGTTGCTGCGCGACCGGCTCTCCACTCGGAGGGCCGGTCTCGCATGCGGCGCTGGTCAAAAGTCATACATCGCCAGCACGTTCTCGGCCGGCACGTCGGGCTGGAACAGATGAGCCGGGGAGAGGATATATCCGCCGCCTGCCCCTAACACCTCGCAGTAATGTCGCGCCTCGTCGCGCACCTCATCGGGAGTCCCTTCCGGCAGCAGCCGCTGCATGTCGATTCCGCCGTGGAAGCAGACCCGCGACCCGAAGCGCGTCTTGAGAGCCTCCGGGGTCATGTCCTCACCCGTAGGCTGAATCGGGTCGATCACATCGGGCCCCAGGGCGATGATATCCTCGAGAAGCGGCCCAATGGCGCCGCAACTGTGGAACATTGCTTTGCCGCCGAGGTCGTGGATGTGGTCGAACATTTCTTTCAGATACGGGGCCACGAACTCGCGGAACATGGCGGGGGAGATGAGCGGCCCGGTCTGGCTGCCGAGATCGCTGATGACCAGATAAAGGTCAATGCGGCCCTTGCTGATCCGGGCGGCCCGGGCGTAGTCCTCCAGGTAGAAGTCGGTGAACTTGCGGCAGACATAGTGCGCCCAGTCGGGGCGCGCCGCCATATCGACAAAGAAGTCCTCCCACCCACGGACGAGGGCCGGGCGCTGCCAGACATCCGCGAACCCGTAGATGATCGCGTGATCCGGGTGAGCGTCACACAGGGCGGGCAACGCATCGTGGTCCAGGGCATCCACGCTGGGCCAGTCATATGCCTCGATCTCGGCCGGCGAATCGGCCCCGGCAAGGGCGCCCTTGACATCCTCCCGCATCGGTCCCCAGGGTGTCTGACGATAGATGAAGCGTTCGCCGCCGATGGTCTGCCAGATACCACCGCCGATCTCCCGCGGCGGGGGCTCTACGCTGAGATGCCGCAG
This genomic interval carries:
- a CDS encoding transcriptional repressor; its protein translation is MQQHSELEEAVRGTRRSLTRQRRAILSALRSTTAHPTAMEIFDMVRGELPHITLATVYRNLSVLQELGLVLEVGTQGSATRYDARTESHLHIVCVDCGRVDDVAVADLADIDEPVARNTGYKVLGHSTTYQGICPTCQREHANQKEP
- a CDS encoding rubrerythrin family protein, which produces MSLKGTQTEKNILTAFAGESQARNRYTYFASKAKADGYEQIAAIFAETADQEKEHAKRLFKFLEGGEVEISAAFPAGVIGETADNLQASAAGENYEWTEMYPSFAEVAEQEGFKDIARVFRAIAVAEKQHEKRYNGLLANVNAGTVFAKSESVVWRCRNCGYLHEGPKAPAVCVACDHPQAHFELLAENW
- a CDS encoding peroxiredoxin → MPLIGEKAPSFKAKTTKGMINFPEDYAGKWVILFSHPADFTPVCTTEFMTFAAMQQDFRDLNCELVGLSIDSVFAHIAWLRTIEEKIEYKGMKGLKVDFPVIEDLKMEVARLYGMLQPSASDTQAVRAVFFVDPEGTMRAILYYPLSNGRNMEEIKRLLMAMQHSDAYKIATPANWVPGDDVIVPPPPTAPMADERVAGAGDEYTCLDWFLCTKKCPHG
- a CDS encoding desulfoferrodoxin; the protein is MSKKLDIYKCEDCGSVFEAVLGSDCDCGIKCGDAELSLLEAKTADPAGEKHVPVVEKTAKGFKVTVGSVPHPMTEEHYIQFIEVCAGNQLLRAYLEPGQAPEAEFCTDAESVTARELCNIHGLWEA
- a CDS encoding ferritin, which produces MISEKMNAAINEQINKELYSEYLYQSMAAWFEAEGLPGFANWMRVQAQEEHFHAMKFFDYVIETGGRVILEAIAKPPSEFGSPKGAFEATLEHENFITASINSLVDLAIELKDHATNNFLQWYVAEQVEEESNDKAILDQLKWIGDNGNALLMLDKELGTRVFTPPVSGEPAAG
- a CDS encoding FprA family A-type flavoprotein; this encodes MNTTLCNNVEWVGYVDWNIRDFHGYSTNRGSTYNSYLIKDRKTALIDTVKAPYANRLLANIQHHTDLDRVDYLVCNHAEPDHASGLSAVVKACPRAKVVCTEKCRKALSGYHDISAWDFEIVKSGDTLSLGERSLTFLETPMVHWPESMMTYLPEEKLLFSQDAFGQHYASAGRFDDEEPCDVVMYEAKVYYANIIMWAGKPIAKALEAASALEIGMIAPAHGIIWRKCPERIIEAYQGWIVCKAQPKVLVVYDTMWHSTERMAEAILDGASKPGVHARLYSVRKNHITLLATEVLDAAAIAFGSPTLNGTLMPEMAAGLTYLKGLRPACKSGFAFGSYGWAPGGAKAVNEYLQEMKFELLREPLEAQWVPTPEILEECRKAGEMLAEKALEVACSAQAGPS
- a CDS encoding rubredoxin gives rise to the protein MQKWVCDVCGYIYDPAEGDPDNGVEPGTAWEDVPEDWVCPECFVSKDDFSPYEE